Proteins encoded in a region of the Hypanus sabinus isolate sHypSab1 chromosome 12, sHypSab1.hap1, whole genome shotgun sequence genome:
- the calm2b gene encoding calmodulin 2b, (phosphorylase kinase, delta): MADQLTEEQIAEFKEAFSLFDKDGDGTITTKELGTVMRSLGQNPTEAELQDMINEVDADGNGTIDFPEFLTMMARKMKDTDSEEEIREAFRVFDKDGNGYISAAELRHVMTNLGEKLTDEEVDEMIREADIDGDGQVNYEEFVQMMTAK, from the exons ATG GCTGATCAACTAACAGAAGAGCAGATTGCTG AATTCAAAGAGGCCTTTTCACTCTTTGACAAAGATGGGGATGGTACCATAACAACAAAGGAGCTTGGTACAGTTATGCGATCACTAGGTCAGAACCCAACTGAAGCAGAACTGCAGGATATGATAAATGAAGTGGATGCTGATG GAAATGGAACAATTGATTTTCCAGAATTTCTGACAATGATGGCAAGAAAAATGAAAGATACAGATAGCGAGGAAGAAATCAGAGAAGCATTCAGAGTGTTTGATAAG GATGGTAATGGGTATATCAGTGCTGCAGAACTTCGTCATGTAATGACAAACCTTGGAGAAAAATTAACAGATGAAGAAGTTGATGAAATGATCAGAGAAGCAGATATTGATGGTGATGGTCAAGTGAACTATGAAG AGTTCGTACAAATGATGACTGCGAAGTGA